A stretch of DNA from Anaerolineae bacterium:
TCTTGGCCGAGTGGAGCATGGCGTGTTGGCTCAAAAATAGTTCGATGGCCTTATCGTGCTGGTCAAACCTCATCATGATCCGGCGTAACTCGGTTAGCTGTTTATTCAAGAATTTTCGATTAGGCTCGATTTTCTCCATTTATGGCTCCAATCTATTTCTAATCATCCTCCTCCAAAAGGGCATAGTGATAATTGTCTTTCCACTGTCCTCTGATGGGGAGTATCTTGCGCCTCATCCCTTCTCGCGTCATGCCAAGCTTCTCTAAGACCCGGATTGACGCTTTGTTTTCAGCCGCAACGCCAGCTTCGATCCTATGAAGCTGAAGCTGCTCAAAACCGAACCGGATCACAGCTTTGGCAGCCTCTGTTGCATATCCTTTGCCCCATGACCCAGGCATGAGCTTGAAGTAGATCTCACCCATACGGAACCTGTCCGCCGAAAGGTTCATCCCGATGAGCC
This window harbors:
- a CDS encoding GNAT family N-acetyltransferase, whose amino-acid sequence is MQLDTKRLIMREVEWSDMPDIHSLHSLPEVDEFNTLGIPADIKETEQVLAPIIDDRHAHPRRKYGWTIVERSSNTFIGLIGMNLSADRFRMGEIYFKLMPGSWGKGYATEAAKAVIRFGFEQLQLHRIEAGVAAENKASIRVLEKLGMTREGMRRKILPIRGQWKDNYHYALLEEDD